The following proteins are encoded in a genomic region of Arachis stenosperma cultivar V10309 chromosome 4, arast.V10309.gnm1.PFL2, whole genome shotgun sequence:
- the LOC130976681 gene encoding cysteine proteinase inhibitor A-like, which yields MLGGISTVEESQNSATTESLGRFAVEEHNKKENTVLEFIKVVNAREQVVSGKLYYITLEAMDGEKEKVYEAKVWVKPWLNFKELQEFKLIGEVVASDCSGGACDPIN from the exons atgttgggagggATCAGCACAGTGGAAGAAAGCCAGAATAGTGCTACGACTGAGAGCCTTGGTCGTTTTGCTGTTGAAGAGCACAATAAGAAAGAg AATACAGTTCTAGAGTTCATTAAGGTAGTAAATGCAAGGGAGCAAGTGGTGTCTGGAAAGCTGTACTACATTACCTTAGAGGCCATGGATGGTGAGAAGGAGAAAGTGTACGAAGCCAAGGTTTGGGTGAAGCCATGGTTGAACTTCAAGGAGCTGCAGGAGTTCAAGCTCATTGGAGAGGTTGTAGCTTCTGATTGCTCTGGTGGAGCCTGCGATCCTATTAATTAA